A single window of Gossypium arboreum isolate Shixiya-1 chromosome 13, ASM2569848v2, whole genome shotgun sequence DNA harbors:
- the LOC108454974 gene encoding probable inactive 2-oxoglutarate-dependent dioxygenase AOP2, protein MGANAEIEFPVIEFRSSDLKRGTDGWHRLCKKVREACETFGCFEVVYEKISTEVREETFGLMKELIEVPVERKQKNASPLPYHGWVGPCNQVSLLYEGFGLGDASNYDSIKSFAQLMWPDGHPRFSGKWESMMINYKTLLRFMKYMAPPPGEYERGLFAHTDKPVSTIICDDQVSGLEIEVKDGQWIKLSLSPSSFCFVVGDPLKIKSVNHRVMMSGDNDRYSIATFAIPVEGTVIKAPKELIDEQHPQLYKDFDFMDFFLFAFSDPAKHIDSGEQLHAFASLSPPISN, encoded by the exons ATGGGTGCCAATGCAGAGATTGAGTTCCCAGTCATTGAGTTCCGTTCATCGGATTTGAAGCGAGGAACCGATGGGTGGCACCGTTTGTGCAAGAAAGTTCGAGAGGCTTGTGAGACTTTCGGTTGTTTTGAGGTCGTGTACGAAAAGATATCGACGGAAGTTCGAGAAGAGACGTTCGGCTTGATGAAAGAACTAATTGAGGTCCCAGTGGAGAGGAAACAAAAGAATGCTAGTCCCTTGCCTTACCATGGTTGGGTTGGACCATGTAATCAGGTTTCTTTGTTGTATGAAGGCTTCGGACTTGGAGATGCCTCCAACTATGACTCTATTAAAAGTTTTGCTCAACTTATGTGGCCTGATGGTCACCCACGCTTTTC GGGGAAATGGGAATCAATGATGATAAACTACAAAACGTTACTGCGGTTTATGAAATACATGGCCCCTCCACCAGGGGAGTATGAGAGAGGACTATTTGCTCATACTGATAAACCTGTAAGCACAATCATTTGTGATGATCAAGTTTCGGGGCTAGAAATTGAGGTTAAGGATGGCCAATGGATCAAGTTGTCTTTATCTCCTTCTTCCTTTTGCTTTGTGGTTGGAGATCCTCTCAAG ATTAAAAGTGTAAATCATAGAGTTATGATGAGTGGAGACAATGATCGATATTCTATAGCAACCTTTGCCATTCCAGTTGAGGGTACTGTAATCAAGGCACCTAAAGAGCTGATAGATGAGCAACATCCTCAGCTTTACAAGGATTTTGATTTCATGGACTTCTTCCTTTTTGCCTTTTCCGACCCAGCAAAACACATCGACTCCGGGGAGCAACTCCACGCCTTTGCTTCTCTCTCGCCACCAATTTCCAATTGA
- the LOC108456216 gene encoding probable 2-oxoglutarate-dependent dioxygenase AOP1, which translates to MGVNAEIEFPVIQFRSSDLERGTDGWHRLCNRVREACETFGCFEVVYEKVTTKVREETFGLMKELVEVPLERKQKNASPMPYHGWVGPCNQVSLLYEGFGLGDASNYDSVKSFAQLMWPDGHPRFCNTVHTMATQIEELNKLIWLMLIDSYGLGEKWESVMINYKTLVRFMKYMAPPPGEYERGLFAHTDKPVSTIICDDNVSGLEIEVNNGQWIKLSLSPSSFCFVVGDPLKAWSNGRLKAVNHRVMMSGDKDRFSLAAFAIPVEGTIIKAPKELIDEQHPQLYKDFDFMGFFLFAFSDPAKHIDSGEQLQAYASL; encoded by the exons ATGGGCGTCAATGCTGAGATTGAGTTTCCAGTCATTCAGTTCCGTTCATCAGATTTGGAGCGAGGGACCGATGGATGGCACCGTTTGTGCAACAGGGTTCGAGAGGCTTGCGAGACTTTTGGCTGTTTCGAGGTGGTGTATGAAAAGGTAACAACAAAAGTTCGAGAAGAGACATTTGGGTTAATGAAAGAACTGGTTGAGGTCCCATTGGAAAGGAAACAGAAGAACGCTAGTCCCATGCCTTACCATGGATGGGTTGGACCATGCAATCAGGTTTCTTTGTTGTATGAAGGCTTCGGACTTGGAGATGCCTCCAACTATGACTCTGTTAAAAGTTTTGCTCAACTTATGTGGCCTGATGGTCACCCACGCTTCTG CAACACTGTACATACCATGGCGACTCAAATAGAGGAGTTGAACAAGTTAATCTGGTTAATGTTAATTGATAGCTATGGATTAGGAGAGAAATGGGAGTCAGTGATGATAAACTACAAAACGCTAGTGCGGTTTATGAAATACATGGCCCCTCCACCTGGGGAATACGAGAGAGGACTCTTTGCTCATACTGATAAACCTGTTAGCACAATCATTTGTGATGATAATGTTTCAGGGCTTGAAATTGAGGTTAATAATGGTCAATGGATCAAGTTGTCTTTATCTCCTTCTTCCTTTTGTTTTGTTGTTGGAGATCCTCTCaag gcATGGAGTAATGGCAGATTAAAAGCGGTGAATCACAGAGTAATGATGAGTGGAGATAAAGATCGATTTTCTCTAGCAGCATTCGCCATTCCAGTTGAGGGTACCATAATTAAGGCACCCAAAGAGCTTATAGATGAGCAGCATCCTCAGCTTTACAAGGATTTTGATTTCATGGGCTTCTTCCTTTTTGCCTTCTCTGACCCAGCAAAGCACATTGACTCCGGCGAGCAGCTCCAAGCCTATGCTTCTCTCTGA